The Corynebacterium vitaeruminis DSM 20294 genome window below encodes:
- a CDS encoding DEAD/DEAH box helicase yields MSSDLRAWQRKALTKYLMTNPKDFLAVATPGAGKTTFALRVATELVGNKTVDRVIVVVPTEHLKVQWAASAARVGLSLDPYFTNSAAVNPQYHGVVVTYAQVAMHPYKHRAVATAKRTLVIMDEIHHGGDAKSWGDGIREAYSDAERRLALTGTPFRSDDSPIPFVRYEEDGEGHLVSRSDHTYGYSDALADGVVRPVVFLAYSGEARWRTSAGEEYAARLGEPLNAEQTARAWKTALDPKGDWIPAVLRAAHTRLLQLRKHIPDAGGLVIATDKTTARAYARILGKMSSTPVSVILSDEAGASERIEKFSENNDEWMVAVRMVSEGVDVPRLAVGVYATSYSTPLFFAQAIGRFVRSRKRGETASVFLPSVPVLLDLAARLETSRDHVLGKPDRPKEGWDDELLEQANKQETEKDDLKSYESIGAEAELDSLIYDGSQYGTATVAGSAEEADYLGLPGLLDADQMRTLLRKRQTEQLDAREAAEKERRRKEEAARKAQGTKDAQNRVASQEIPQLRKELNALVSITASRTGRPHGAIHTEVRQKCGGPPTAMCSAEQLRARIDYLRRW; encoded by the coding sequence GTGAGCTCGGACCTTCGCGCCTGGCAGCGCAAGGCGCTCACGAAATACCTGATGACAAACCCGAAGGACTTCCTCGCCGTGGCCACCCCCGGCGCGGGAAAGACCACCTTCGCGTTGCGGGTCGCTACAGAGCTCGTTGGAAACAAGACGGTCGACCGCGTGATCGTCGTCGTCCCCACGGAGCACCTCAAGGTGCAGTGGGCGGCGTCGGCCGCGCGCGTCGGCCTCTCGCTTGACCCCTACTTCACCAACAGCGCCGCGGTGAACCCGCAGTACCACGGTGTCGTGGTCACTTATGCCCAGGTGGCCATGCACCCGTACAAGCACCGCGCCGTGGCCACGGCCAAGCGCACGCTGGTCATCATGGACGAGATCCACCACGGCGGCGACGCCAAGAGCTGGGGTGACGGCATCCGCGAGGCATACTCCGACGCTGAGCGCCGGCTCGCCCTCACCGGAACCCCGTTCCGCTCCGACGACTCGCCCATCCCGTTCGTCCGCTATGAGGAGGACGGCGAGGGGCACCTCGTCTCGCGCTCGGATCACACCTACGGCTACTCGGACGCGTTGGCCGACGGCGTGGTGCGCCCCGTGGTGTTCCTGGCCTACTCCGGCGAGGCACGCTGGCGCACGAGCGCTGGCGAGGAGTACGCCGCCCGCCTCGGCGAGCCGCTCAACGCCGAGCAGACCGCGCGTGCGTGGAAGACCGCGCTCGACCCGAAGGGCGATTGGATCCCCGCGGTCCTGCGCGCGGCGCACACGCGCCTGCTGCAGCTGCGCAAGCACATCCCGGACGCAGGCGGGCTGGTCATCGCCACGGACAAGACCACCGCGCGCGCCTACGCGAGGATCCTGGGCAAGATGTCCAGCACGCCCGTGTCGGTGATCCTCTCCGACGAGGCGGGTGCCTCCGAAAGGATCGAGAAGTTCTCCGAGAACAACGACGAGTGGATGGTCGCCGTCCGCATGGTCTCCGAGGGCGTGGACGTCCCCCGCCTCGCCGTGGGCGTGTACGCCACGAGCTACTCGACGCCGCTGTTCTTCGCCCAGGCGATCGGCCGCTTCGTGCGCTCGCGCAAGAGGGGAGAGACCGCCTCGGTGTTTCTGCCGTCGGTGCCCGTCCTCCTCGACCTCGCGGCCAGGCTGGAGACCTCCCGCGACCACGTCCTCGGCAAACCCGATCGGCCCAAGGAGGGCTGGGACGACGAGCTCCTAGAGCAGGCGAACAAGCAGGAGACCGAGAAGGATGACCTGAAAAGCTACGAGTCCATCGGCGCCGAGGCCGAGCTGGACTCGCTCATCTACGACGGCTCCCAGTACGGCACCGCCACCGTGGCGGGCTCCGCCGAGGAGGCCGACTACCTCGGTCTTCCGGGCCTGCTCGACGCCGATCAGATGCGCACGCTCCTGCGCAAGCGCCAGACCGAACAGCTCGACGCCCGCGAGGCCGCGGAGAAGGAACGGCGCCGCAAGGAGGAGGCCGCGCGCAAGGCGCAGGGGACCAAGGACGCCCAGAACCGGGTGGCCAGCCAAGAGATCCCGCAGCTGCGCAAGGAGCTCAACGCGCTCGTGTCGATCACGGCCTCGCGCACCGGCCGCCCCCACGGCGCCATCCACACTGAGGTGCGTCAGAAGTGCGGCGGCCCGCCCACGGCGATGTGCTCGGCCGAGCAGCTGCGCGCCCGCATCGACTACCTGCGCCGCTGGTAA
- a CDS encoding sigma-70 family RNA polymerase sigma factor codes for MTSPAVHEPEAEEIDRGSRRGQSNDNPSADLVRVYLNGIGKTALLTAEDEVELAQTIEVGLYAEHLLENSPEPLTRAMKRDLKVLVKEGRKARSHLLEANLRLVVSLAKRYTGRGMPLLDLIQEGNLGLIRAMEKFDYSKGFKFSTYATWWIRQAITRGMADQSRTIRLPVHLVEQVNKLSRIKREMYQNLGREATNEELAEESGIDESKIEILLRQSRDPVSLDMPVGADEEAPLGDFIEDSEAADAESAVVASLRHSDIRDVLQTLEQREQDVIRMRYGLDDGVPRTLDQIGRQFGLSRERVRQIEREVMSKLRDGSRADRLREYAF; via the coding sequence ATGACAAGCCCTGCAGTTCATGAACCTGAAGCTGAGGAGATCGACCGCGGCAGCCGACGAGGCCAAAGCAATGACAATCCTTCCGCCGACCTCGTGAGGGTCTATCTCAACGGTATCGGCAAGACCGCCCTTCTGACGGCCGAGGACGAGGTCGAACTGGCGCAGACGATTGAGGTGGGGCTGTACGCAGAGCACCTGTTGGAAAACTCCCCGGAGCCGCTCACCCGCGCGATGAAGCGCGACCTCAAGGTCTTGGTCAAGGAGGGCCGAAAAGCCCGCAGCCACCTGCTTGAGGCCAACCTGCGCCTCGTGGTGTCGCTGGCCAAGCGCTACACCGGGCGCGGGATGCCGCTGCTGGATCTCATCCAGGAGGGCAACCTCGGCCTTATCCGCGCGATGGAGAAGTTCGACTACTCCAAGGGCTTTAAGTTCTCCACCTACGCCACCTGGTGGATCCGCCAGGCCATCACCCGCGGCATGGCGGACCAGTCGCGCACCATCCGCCTGCCCGTCCACCTGGTCGAGCAGGTCAACAAGCTCTCCCGCATCAAGCGCGAGATGTACCAGAACCTCGGCCGCGAGGCCACCAACGAGGAGCTGGCCGAGGAGTCGGGCATCGACGAGTCCAAGATCGAGATCCTGCTCCGCCAGTCCCGCGACCCGGTGAGCCTGGACATGCCCGTGGGCGCGGACGAGGAGGCGCCGCTGGGCGACTTCATCGAGGACTCCGAGGCGGCCGACGCCGAGTCCGCGGTGGTGGCATCGCTTCGCCACTCCGACATCCGCGACGTCCTCCAGACCCTAGAGCAGCGCGAGCAGGACGTCATCCGCATGCGCTACGGTCTCGACGACGGCGTCCCGCGCACGCTCGACCAGATTGGCCGCCAGTTCGGGCTTTCCCGTGAGCGCGTCCGCCAGATCGAGCGCGAGGTCATGAGCAAGCTCCGCGACGGCTCCCGGGCGGACCGCCTCCGCGAATACGCCTTCTAA
- a CDS encoding DUF7782 domain-containing protein has protein sequence MRTPLGHLTPQLVAAFRENDFTATRVADFLGEPVMSALYRGEPGAVLSRLKRNKKPLAILISFFLLHRPTAVAELEEVLGADLARDLFGTGLAATVGSTAGDVGRRVNQATPTADELVVPMFDVRPVTVADEDRWVFSDRDASIVFGHIPAENHVLGVGAASVSLMSTTPRTRVGEVLDLGTGSGVQALSQLRAAESITATDFYGRALDLAEATLEAALNDPVASLDPQLPAQAHVELLEGSWFEPVAGRKFDRIVSNPPFVVGTGEIHHGYRDSGLDLDGATELVVRGACEHLKQGGIAHILGSWVHDEVWNGWSHTIASWLPDRGVRAWVLERDVADPELYVGTWLKDESIDPRSPEGIARTEAWLRHFQKNKVTGIGFGFIAIQKIDDDSDSDVNVEVLSHPIDSYIGDEIEEYFLHTGWLHEQSYDDILASRFLLRPGLALENVSTADEDAGMGFSPRVLRITRTEGPRFSHEIDEPLLSIISGLHPQGLPLGDVIDLYAMSAGFDEAELRKITPSRIIDLVRHGVLLPASLIDG, from the coding sequence ATGCGCACCCCACTCGGACACCTCACCCCTCAGCTCGTCGCGGCCTTTCGCGAGAACGACTTCACGGCCACCCGGGTCGCCGATTTTCTGGGTGAGCCCGTCATGAGCGCGCTCTACCGCGGCGAGCCCGGCGCGGTGCTCAGCCGACTCAAGCGGAACAAGAAGCCGCTCGCGATCCTGATCTCCTTCTTCCTCCTCCACCGGCCTACGGCGGTGGCCGAGCTCGAGGAGGTATTGGGCGCCGACCTCGCCCGGGACCTGTTCGGCACGGGGCTGGCGGCAACCGTTGGCAGCACCGCTGGCGACGTCGGCCGCCGCGTCAACCAGGCGACCCCCACCGCTGACGAGTTGGTCGTCCCCATGTTCGACGTGCGCCCGGTCACGGTGGCGGACGAGGATCGCTGGGTCTTCTCCGACCGCGACGCCTCCATAGTTTTCGGCCACATACCGGCCGAGAACCACGTCCTCGGCGTCGGCGCGGCAAGTGTGTCGCTCATGTCCACCACCCCGCGCACGCGGGTGGGCGAGGTCCTCGACCTAGGCACCGGCTCCGGCGTGCAGGCGCTCTCCCAGCTCCGCGCGGCGGAGTCGATTACGGCCACCGACTTTTACGGGCGCGCGCTCGACCTCGCGGAGGCGACCTTGGAGGCCGCTCTCAACGACCCGGTGGCGTCGCTCGACCCGCAGCTGCCAGCGCAGGCCCACGTGGAGCTGCTGGAGGGCTCGTGGTTCGAGCCGGTGGCGGGCAGGAAGTTCGACCGCATCGTCTCCAACCCCCCGTTCGTCGTGGGCACCGGGGAGATCCACCACGGCTACCGCGACTCCGGCCTCGACCTGGACGGCGCGACCGAGCTGGTCGTCCGCGGGGCGTGCGAGCACCTCAAGCAGGGCGGGATCGCGCACATCCTCGGTTCCTGGGTCCACGACGAGGTCTGGAACGGGTGGAGCCACACCATCGCCTCCTGGCTCCCCGACCGCGGCGTGCGCGCCTGGGTCTTGGAGCGCGACGTCGCCGACCCGGAGCTCTACGTGGGCACGTGGCTCAAGGACGAGAGCATCGACCCCCGCTCGCCCGAGGGGATCGCGCGCACCGAGGCGTGGCTGCGCCACTTCCAAAAGAATAAGGTGACCGGGATTGGATTCGGCTTCATCGCGATCCAAAAGATCGACGACGACTCCGACTCCGACGTCAACGTCGAGGTTCTCTCCCATCCGATCGACTCCTACATCGGCGACGAGATCGAGGAATACTTCCTGCACACCGGGTGGCTGCACGAGCAAAGCTACGACGACATCCTTGCGTCCCGCTTCCTCCTGCGCCCAGGGCTTGCCCTCGAGAACGTGAGCACGGCTGACGAGGATGCAGGCATGGGCTTTAGCCCGCGCGTCCTGCGGATCACCCGCACCGAGGGCCCCCGTTTCTCCCACGAGATCGACGAGCCCCTTTTGTCCATCATCTCCGGCCTGCACCCGCAGGGCCTGCCGCTCGGCGACGTCATCGACCTCTACGCGATGAGCGCCGGTTTCGACGAGGCCGAGCTGAGAAAGATCACGCCCTCCCGCATCATCGATCTTGTCCGTCACGGCGTGCTTCTTCCCGCCTCGCTTATCGACGGCTAA
- the dtd gene encoding D-aminoacyl-tRNA deacylase — translation MKAVLARVSSASVTVDGEVVGAIECPETGGILALVGVGAEDSEDAWRTMARKIAELRILEGERNVLQAQAPVLVVSQFTLMGATAKGRRPSWSAAARGEVAKPVIDKIVAELRGMGLRVEEGRFGAMMKVASVNEGPFTVLVECE, via the coding sequence ATGAAAGCAGTGCTGGCCCGAGTAAGCAGCGCCAGCGTCACGGTCGACGGCGAGGTCGTCGGCGCCATCGAGTGCCCCGAGACCGGCGGGATCCTCGCCCTCGTCGGCGTGGGTGCTGAGGATTCGGAGGACGCCTGGCGCACGATGGCGCGCAAGATCGCGGAGCTGCGCATCCTCGAGGGCGAGCGCAACGTCCTCCAGGCGCAGGCGCCGGTGCTCGTGGTCAGCCAGTTCACCCTCATGGGGGCAACGGCCAAGGGGCGTCGGCCGTCCTGGTCCGCCGCGGCCAGGGGCGAGGTGGCCAAGCCCGTCATCGACAAGATCGTGGCCGAGCTGCGCGGCATGGGGCTGCGCGTGGAAGAGGGCCGCTTCGGGGCGATGATGAAGGTGGCCTCGGTCAACGAGGGGCCGTTCACCGTCCTCGTCGAGTGTGAATAG
- a CDS encoding DUF3099 domain-containing protein, whose product MDFHDEHTVEHEPVHTSDATKSSVPRNKFLRFFSARRAHLITDAKRSPEQNLQHREHMYKWLQGSRVPFLLASGVAYMWMHSIVLSVILFLISIPLPWIAVVVANGVGEPKDPRSPAVYKPALNRQIMEYQQLGGAQRAALAAPQQQDPQAFKGQVIDHDATDDHGE is encoded by the coding sequence ATGGACTTCCACGACGAGCACACAGTTGAGCATGAGCCAGTTCACACTAGTGATGCAACCAAGTCCTCCGTACCGCGCAATAAATTCCTCCGGTTCTTCAGCGCGCGCCGCGCGCACCTGATCACCGACGCCAAGCGCAGCCCCGAGCAAAACCTGCAGCACCGCGAGCACATGTACAAGTGGCTGCAGGGCTCCCGCGTCCCCTTCCTCCTCGCCTCCGGCGTGGCCTACATGTGGATGCACAGCATCGTCTTGTCCGTCATCTTGTTCCTCATCTCTATCCCCCTGCCCTGGATCGCGGTGGTCGTGGCCAACGGTGTGGGCGAGCCGAAGGACCCGCGCTCCCCGGCGGTGTACAAGCCCGCCCTCAATCGTCAGATCATGGAGTACCAGCAACTCGGCGGTGCCCAGCGCGCCGCCCTCGCCGCGCCGCAGCAGCAAGACCCCCAGGCCTTCAAGGGGCAGGTCATCGATCACGACGCCACCGACGATCACGGCGAGTAG
- a CDS encoding DUF3039 domain-containing protein yields the protein MSTTTKTIERPDVREDNLTGDDTPKFFHYVKKNQIVESAVSGRMVVALCGETFPVTKQAKPGSPVCPDCERIYKGLRKK from the coding sequence GTGAGTACGACGACGAAGACTATTGAACGCCCAGATGTGAGGGAAGATAACCTCACGGGGGATGACACCCCCAAGTTCTTTCACTATGTGAAGAAGAATCAGATCGTCGAGTCCGCGGTCTCCGGGCGCATGGTTGTCGCCCTGTGCGGGGAGACGTTCCCCGTGACCAAGCAGGCCAAGCCCGGCTCCCCCGTGTGCCCCGATTGCGAGCGGATCTATAAGGGACTGCGTAAGAAGTGA